The Rhodothermales bacterium genome window below encodes:
- a CDS encoding acetylxylan esterase encodes MNIRFLLLAGLLVAGAPAASRAQSHNHLDRVNTPVAYATRAAWDAHAGWLRDQLLVGSGLYPMPDKTPLRPVTSEFTLGDGYTVQSIGLETYPGFYLTGTLYRPRAGTGPFPAILSPHGHWDEGRFEHTDLASIPGRAITFARQGYVVLSYSMIGYNENSKDFPHRFDEMKYQLWGFSAMGLQLWNSLRALDYLSSLPEVDANRIGMTGASGGGTQTFMLTAIDDRIAAAAPVNMISAHFQGGCICENGPLTRLDDNNIEIGALAAPRPLMMVSTAGDWTVNTPKVEYPAMQAIYRLFDAEDRVANVHLNYPHNYNKESRSAVYDWFARWLTPEFGDVPEADELNLLPADTREIKLPRRTPTPEALFAQVKTGAERQLSHAKPTDAASLDAYRATYGRALEHVLFAPPEPGQVQLDYLAPSPAAPARRAVLIVHPGTPASERTARSLARQQQIDGRLAALLVPYPEGDTFVPPDSIAYWTTYNATVPVKRVQEIRRAIETLSARPGIENVEVIGLDEAGVWTLLARAMAPDVAATTVHLNGVAYDTDDDFLAHLPVPLLRRAGDLRTAVALIAPAPLTITHLPDGALADWIRDLYAALGAEQALHLSATD; translated from the coding sequence ATGAACATCCGTTTCCTTCTCCTGGCAGGCCTCCTCGTCGCCGGCGCCCCCGCCGCTTCCCGGGCCCAGTCGCATAACCACCTCGATCGGGTCAACACCCCGGTCGCATACGCGACCCGCGCCGCGTGGGACGCCCACGCCGGCTGGCTCCGCGACCAGCTGCTCGTCGGCAGCGGCCTCTATCCGATGCCCGACAAAACGCCGCTGCGCCCGGTCACCTCGGAATTCACCCTCGGGGACGGCTATACGGTGCAATCGATCGGCCTGGAGACGTATCCGGGGTTTTACCTGACGGGAACGCTCTACCGCCCGCGGGCCGGCACCGGTCCTTTTCCGGCCATTTTGTCGCCACACGGACACTGGGACGAGGGCCGGTTTGAACATACGGACCTGGCCTCCATCCCGGGCCGCGCCATCACGTTCGCCAGGCAGGGCTACGTCGTCCTCTCGTACTCGATGATCGGGTACAACGAAAACAGCAAGGACTTCCCCCACCGCTTCGACGAGATGAAGTACCAGCTATGGGGCTTTTCGGCGATGGGCCTTCAGCTCTGGAACAGCCTGCGCGCCCTCGACTACCTGAGCAGCCTCCCGGAGGTCGATGCGAACCGCATCGGGATGACCGGGGCGTCCGGCGGAGGCACGCAGACGTTCATGCTCACCGCCATCGACGACCGCATTGCCGCGGCGGCGCCGGTGAACATGATCTCGGCGCACTTCCAGGGCGGGTGCATCTGCGAAAACGGGCCGCTCACCCGGCTGGACGACAACAACATCGAGATCGGCGCGCTGGCCGCGCCGCGCCCGCTGATGATGGTATCGACCGCCGGCGACTGGACGGTGAACACGCCGAAGGTCGAGTATCCCGCGATGCAGGCGATTTATCGGCTTTTCGATGCCGAGGACCGCGTCGCCAACGTCCACCTGAACTATCCCCACAACTACAACAAGGAGAGCCGCTCGGCGGTGTACGACTGGTTCGCCCGCTGGCTCACGCCCGAGTTCGGCGACGTCCCGGAAGCCGACGAGCTCAACCTCCTGCCGGCCGATACCCGTGAAATCAAGCTGCCCCGGCGCACCCCGACGCCCGAGGCGCTGTTCGCGCAGGTGAAAACAGGCGCCGAGCGTCAGCTGTCGCACGCGAAACCGACCGACGCGGCCTCCCTCGACGCCTATCGGGCCACGTACGGCCGGGCGCTCGAACACGTCCTTTTTGCGCCGCCCGAGCCCGGACAGGTCCAGCTGGACTACCTCGCCCCGTCGCCGGCGGCCCCGGCGCGTCGGGCTGTCCTTATCGTGCATCCCGGCACCCCGGCCTCGGAGCGGACGGCGCGGTCGCTGGCGCGGCAACAGCAGATCGATGGCCGGCTCGCGGCCCTGCTCGTCCCCTATCCCGAAGGAGATACGTTCGTGCCGCCCGATTCGATCGCGTACTGGACGACGTACAACGCCACGGTACCGGTAAAGCGGGTCCAGGAAATCCGCCGGGCGATCGAGACCCTTTCGGCCCGCCCCGGCATCGAAAACGTGGAGGTGATCGGTCTGGATGAGGCCGGCGTGTGGACGCTGCTGGCCCGCGCCATGGCCCCGGATGTCGCCGCGACGACGGTGCACCTGAACGGCGTGGCCTACGACACGGATGACGACTTCCTGGCGCACCTGCCCGTGCCGCTGCTTCGGCGCGCCGGCGACCTCCGCACGGCGGTCGCGCTCATCGCCCCCGCCCCGCTGACCATCACCCACCTGCCCGACGGCGCGCTGGCGGACTGGATACGGGACCTCTACGCGGCGCTCGGGGCCGAACAGGCCCTGCATCTATCGGCAACCGACTGA
- a CDS encoding GH116 family glycosyl-hydrolase — protein MKEAPESTSFTRRHFIKTACLPLASGVLAGCGAFGGARTTPPDSISTAFKSDHPLAALRFLHQGVVRKDMRFAFAPQPVHIAEDAIHWHVKGELPYLSEVTGPEEDKRLLAPPIGMRSGVPLGGMGGGTVEIRADGSLRDWQIFNTSPASEGMKVDIEDFLLGIRTQTGGGTPRAWALRTHPPGGLPGVDQITFSGAFPVARLLPEAEGLPLDVAWYAYTPFVLNDTAFSATPALAFTLLLHNTGSAPVNASVMCNLPNYLQGTFRLQRGITLTRNGDTPEAGTMTLETLTGFNLSSMVSSDLDEIWSVFEQEGSFDGQIAMGLFGYGAAAATAVVEPGTTQVVTFVLSWHFPNRRFYGADVGQGYAARFDGAPAAAAAFIDRLPDVWKSLNTWQAMCFDNALPAALQDGLANSPAILTKSAVHTRARHWRFWDTFSAPSLSSLPASLYRAMPLALFFPDVLHDHLRAYAAVQADDGSLPASLGLGGRTPFDAAEGPVQADNGPAFVLETCALVRATGNRDILAELWPHARKAMTWQAARAERLGLPDRLDSIYRWWQYGEKDLAAYGALLHLAAAQAAVQLATLAGDTAFAATLRDLVKQGAAAFDTAFWTGEHYRAWHTAGEPATDALQADTLYGLLWCYMLDLDPVIDPERARRHLRAETRANGTPYGAMAMRGAGGDEDGLSPERPYQFLAAGRGGPTDSVVWQAATYNSAALAIHLDVDARDALARAEKAATHQYRTLRDPWNVFEMQAGWDGSPWAYSHHPAHLTLWTLPLALTGQRYDATTRSLTFHPRDSISRAPFVTPAARGSLEVRGGGRYTLHVSDGRLILEELRIGADVVQRDVLLEAGQVLRIG, from the coding sequence ATGAAAGAAGCCCCCGAATCCACGTCGTTCACGCGTCGGCACTTTATAAAAACGGCTTGTCTGCCCCTGGCCTCCGGCGTTCTGGCCGGCTGCGGTGCTTTCGGAGGCGCGCGCACGACGCCGCCCGACTCGATCTCCACGGCATTCAAAAGCGACCATCCCCTCGCCGCGCTGCGCTTCCTGCACCAGGGCGTCGTTCGGAAGGACATGCGCTTTGCCTTTGCCCCCCAGCCCGTGCACATCGCCGAGGACGCCATCCACTGGCACGTCAAGGGGGAGCTGCCCTATCTCTCCGAAGTGACGGGACCGGAGGAGGACAAGCGCCTGCTCGCGCCTCCGATCGGGATGCGATCCGGCGTCCCGCTGGGCGGCATGGGGGGCGGCACGGTCGAGATCCGCGCCGACGGCAGCCTGAGGGATTGGCAAATTTTTAATACCTCGCCGGCATCCGAAGGCATGAAGGTCGATATCGAGGATTTCCTCCTCGGCATCCGGACACAGACGGGCGGCGGAACGCCCCGGGCCTGGGCGCTGCGGACGCATCCGCCGGGCGGATTGCCGGGGGTCGACCAGATCACGTTCTCGGGCGCCTTTCCCGTAGCCCGACTGCTGCCGGAGGCGGAGGGCCTGCCGCTCGACGTGGCCTGGTACGCCTACACGCCGTTTGTGCTGAACGACACCGCCTTCAGCGCCACGCCGGCGCTCGCCTTCACGCTGCTGCTCCATAACACCGGCAGCGCCCCGGTGAACGCTTCGGTGATGTGCAACCTGCCCAACTACCTGCAGGGCACGTTCCGCCTTCAGCGCGGCATCACCCTCACGCGCAACGGCGACACGCCGGAGGCGGGCACCATGACGCTGGAAACCCTGACCGGCTTCAACCTGAGCAGCATGGTATCGAGCGACCTCGACGAGATCTGGAGCGTATTCGAGCAGGAAGGATCGTTCGACGGGCAGATTGCGATGGGGCTCTTCGGCTACGGCGCCGCCGCCGCCACGGCCGTCGTCGAGCCGGGCACGACGCAGGTCGTCACATTTGTCCTGAGCTGGCACTTTCCCAACCGGCGCTTCTACGGAGCCGACGTCGGACAGGGCTATGCGGCCCGCTTCGACGGGGCGCCGGCCGCCGCCGCGGCCTTCATCGACCGCCTGCCGGATGTCTGGAAAAGCCTCAACACCTGGCAGGCGATGTGTTTCGACAATGCGCTGCCGGCGGCGCTGCAGGACGGCCTCGCAAACAGCCCGGCCATCCTCACCAAATCCGCCGTTCACACCCGGGCGCGCCACTGGCGGTTCTGGGACACCTTTTCAGCGCCGTCGCTCTCGTCATTGCCGGCCAGCCTGTACCGGGCCATGCCGCTGGCGTTGTTTTTCCCGGACGTCCTGCACGACCATCTGCGCGCCTACGCGGCCGTCCAGGCCGACGACGGGAGCCTGCCGGCCTCGCTCGGGCTGGGCGGTCGCACCCCGTTCGACGCCGCCGAAGGACCGGTGCAGGCCGACAACGGCCCCGCCTTCGTCCTCGAAACCTGCGCGCTCGTCCGGGCAACCGGCAACCGGGACATCCTGGCCGAACTCTGGCCCCACGCGCGCAAGGCGATGACCTGGCAGGCCGCCCGCGCCGAACGGCTGGGTTTGCCGGACCGGCTCGACTCCATCTACCGGTGGTGGCAGTACGGGGAGAAGGATCTGGCGGCGTATGGCGCCCTGCTGCATCTGGCGGCCGCCCAGGCTGCTGTCCAGCTCGCCACCCTCGCCGGCGACACCGCATTCGCGGCCACCCTCCGCGATCTGGTCAAGCAAGGTGCGGCCGCATTCGACACTGCCTTCTGGACGGGCGAGCACTATCGCGCCTGGCACACCGCCGGCGAACCGGCTACCGACGCCCTCCAGGCGGATACCCTGTACGGATTGCTCTGGTGCTACATGCTGGATCTCGACCCCGTCATCGATCCCGAGCGCGCCCGCCGGCATCTCCGGGCCGAAACCCGCGCCAACGGCACGCCCTACGGCGCGATGGCGATGCGCGGCGCCGGCGGCGACGAGGACGGGCTTTCGCCGGAACGGCCCTATCAGTTCCTCGCGGCCGGCCGCGGCGGGCCGACGGACTCCGTGGTGTGGCAGGCCGCAACGTACAACAGCGCGGCGCTCGCGATCCACCTCGATGTCGACGCCCGCGACGCCCTGGCACGCGCCGAGAAGGCCGCGACACACCAGTACCGCACGCTGCGCGACCCGTGGAATGTGTTCGAGATGCAGGCCGGCTGGGACGGCAGCCCGTGGGCCTATTCGCATCATCCCGCCCATCTGACCCTCTGGACGCTCCCGCTCGCCCTCACCGGGCAACGCTATGACGCGACCACCCGAAGCCTCACGTTCCATCCCCGGGATTCCATATCGCGAGCACCCTTTGTCACGCCGGCCGCCCGGGGCTCCCTCGAGGTGCGCGGCGGCGGCCGGTATACCCTGCACGTGTCCGACGGCCGACTCATCCTCGAGGAACTGCGCATCGGGGCCGACGTCGTACAGCGCGATGTGTTGCTCGAAGCCGGCCAGGTGCTCCGGATCGGATAA
- a CDS encoding ATP-binding protein, whose translation MPLLILLAFLFGGIAQQPPRAPALKMVAGVEEVSLTPYIEFIEDLDGTWTAEEVARRQDGFFSVSEAVPNFGMKRLVMWGRFQVQNLTEERAFYLAMTFSEIDWMTLYSWSPDGWVAQETGQRVPMSRRAVMSVLPAGALHVSPGETRTFLVRFETTRQMQLPLAVLTENEFAAMQAQHLLSWGLLMGIIAALGILNVLLYAFARERHMLYFGLYTAMFGLFLFVWKDLDSYVVADLASVWREQLVLTLALMPVVVRMLFVRHFFESNRYLPRLDRAVLVSFFIGVVALGLSTRYNMIWFVVASCVLWPPIEHTIAWIRYRQGFRPAVLYFISTACALLPSMVFTLATAGILPAARWQEVAMVIGLLFELLLKQGSLGIRIREMLKQRRLIQEQLDREHREAAARLEREVDRRTELLRQTNMRLVEENERRHASERVLQESEERYRTVVAVLTEGIVLQQADGQIIAANESAERILGLTTDQLSERTSMDPRWGAIKEDGSPFPGHEHPAMVTLQTGASLHGVTMGIIVPDGDLRWISINSEPLWRTGEERPYAVVTSFADVSGEKAYREELIEARRVAEEATVTKSMFLANMSHEIRTPMNGVIGMTSLLMETELTAEQEEYVDVIRASGESLLMVINDILDFSKIEAGRIELEHREFDLGATLRSVSMLLQARAADKGLDLKLDIDDQQPERFTGDEFRIRQIVLNLLSNAVKFTERGSVTLRCATIELPDGRPGVAIAVQDTGIGIPKERIDRLFQSFSQVDSSTTRKYGGTGLGLAISQRLARLMEGEIRVESEPQVGTTFTLVLPCSANCRAVDGLRVLIAEPNPFHARILTRMLTDAGMEVEPWTGDEAPDASCNAVLVNAMDAGLADARRSLATSPRRADLVCIGLIDKDWSGPASEIAWDGLIAMPFNREDLLALLGKMPARPTPA comes from the coding sequence ATGCCGCTTCTGATACTTCTGGCTTTTCTTTTTGGTGGGATCGCACAGCAACCACCGCGCGCGCCGGCGCTCAAGATGGTGGCCGGCGTGGAGGAGGTTTCGCTGACGCCTTACATCGAATTCATCGAGGATCTCGACGGGACGTGGACGGCGGAGGAGGTGGCCCGGCGCCAGGATGGGTTCTTTAGCGTCTCGGAGGCCGTGCCGAACTTCGGGATGAAGCGGCTGGTGATGTGGGGACGCTTCCAGGTGCAGAATCTGACCGAGGAGCGGGCTTTTTATCTGGCGATGACCTTTTCGGAAATCGACTGGATGACGCTGTATTCCTGGAGTCCCGACGGCTGGGTCGCCCAGGAAACCGGGCAGCGTGTGCCAATGAGCCGGCGCGCCGTGATGAGCGTCCTGCCGGCCGGTGCGCTGCACGTGAGTCCGGGGGAGACGCGCACCTTTCTGGTGCGATTCGAAACCACGCGTCAGATGCAGCTGCCGCTCGCGGTGCTCACCGAGAACGAGTTCGCCGCCATGCAAGCCCAGCACCTCCTGTCGTGGGGACTGCTCATGGGCATCATCGCGGCGCTGGGGATCCTCAATGTGCTGCTCTATGCGTTCGCGCGCGAGCGGCACATGCTCTACTTCGGGCTCTATACGGCGATGTTCGGGCTGTTTCTTTTCGTCTGGAAAGACCTCGACAGCTACGTGGTTGCCGACCTCGCGAGCGTCTGGCGGGAGCAGCTGGTGCTGACGCTAGCCCTGATGCCGGTCGTCGTGCGCATGCTGTTCGTTCGCCATTTTTTTGAATCCAACAGGTACCTGCCTCGTCTCGACCGCGCTGTCCTGGTGTCGTTTTTCATCGGGGTCGTCGCGCTGGGGCTCTCCACGCGGTACAACATGATCTGGTTCGTCGTGGCGAGCTGCGTGCTCTGGCCCCCGATCGAGCATACGATCGCATGGATCCGGTATCGGCAGGGTTTCAGGCCGGCGGTGCTGTATTTCATCTCAACCGCCTGCGCGCTCCTGCCCTCCATGGTCTTTACGTTGGCCACGGCCGGGATCCTGCCGGCCGCCCGGTGGCAGGAAGTGGCGATGGTGATCGGGTTGCTGTTCGAGCTGTTGTTGAAACAGGGGAGCCTCGGGATCCGCATCCGCGAGATGCTCAAGCAGCGACGCCTGATCCAGGAGCAGCTGGATCGCGAGCATCGCGAAGCCGCGGCCCGGCTCGAACGCGAAGTCGATCGCAGGACGGAATTGCTGCGGCAGACGAACATGCGGCTCGTGGAGGAGAACGAGCGCCGGCACGCCTCCGAACGCGTGCTGCAGGAAAGCGAGGAGCGGTACCGCACGGTGGTCGCGGTGCTCACCGAAGGCATCGTCTTGCAGCAGGCGGATGGACAGATCATAGCCGCCAACGAGAGCGCGGAGCGCATCCTGGGCTTGACGACAGACCAGCTCAGCGAGCGTACGTCCATGGATCCCCGATGGGGAGCGATCAAGGAGGATGGGTCGCCGTTTCCCGGGCATGAGCATCCGGCGATGGTGACGCTCCAGACGGGCGCTTCGCTCCACGGCGTGACGATGGGCATCATCGTGCCCGACGGCGACCTGCGCTGGATCTCGATCAATTCCGAACCGCTCTGGCGGACGGGGGAGGAGCGGCCCTACGCGGTCGTCACTTCCTTCGCGGATGTCAGCGGCGAAAAAGCCTATCGGGAAGAGCTCATCGAGGCGCGCCGCGTGGCGGAAGAGGCGACGGTCACGAAGAGCATGTTCCTCGCCAACATGAGCCACGAGATCCGCACCCCGATGAACGGGGTGATCGGCATGACGAGCCTCCTCATGGAGACGGAACTCACGGCCGAGCAGGAGGAGTATGTCGACGTGATTCGCGCGAGCGGCGAGAGCCTGCTGATGGTGATCAACGACATCCTCGACTTCTCGAAGATCGAAGCCGGCCGGATCGAGCTGGAACACCGTGAATTCGACCTTGGCGCCACGCTGCGGTCGGTTTCGATGTTGCTGCAGGCCCGGGCGGCGGACAAGGGGTTGGATCTGAAGCTCGATATCGACGATCAGCAGCCGGAGCGGTTTACGGGCGATGAATTCCGCATCCGCCAGATCGTCCTGAACCTGCTTTCCAATGCGGTCAAATTTACGGAGCGCGGCAGCGTGACGCTGCGCTGCGCGACGATCGAGCTGCCCGACGGGCGCCCCGGGGTAGCCATTGCGGTTCAGGATACCGGGATCGGCATCCCGAAGGAGCGGATCGACCGCCTGTTCCAGTCGTTCTCGCAGGTGGACAGCTCCACGACGCGCAAGTATGGAGGCACCGGTCTGGGGCTTGCCATCAGCCAGCGTCTGGCGCGGCTCATGGAAGGGGAGATCCGTGTCGAGAGCGAGCCCCAGGTAGGCACCACGTTTACCCTGGTGCTGCCCTGCAGCGCAAACTGCCGGGCTGTAGACGGGCTGCGGGTGCTCATCGCGGAACCCAACCCGTTCCACGCGCGCATCCTGACGCGCATGTTGACCGACGCCGGCATGGAGGTAGAGCCGTGGACCGGCGACGAGGCTCCGGACGCCTCCTGCAACGCCGTCCTGGTCAACGCGATGGACGCCGGGCTGGCCGACGCCCGCAGGAGCCTGGCGACATCGCCGCGCCGGGCCGACCTGGTCTGTATCGGTCTGATCGACAAGGACTGGAGCGGCCCCGCGTCGGAGATCGCGTGGGATGGTCTGATTGCGATGCCCTTCAACCGGGAAGACCTGCTCGCCCTGCTCGGCAAGATGCCTGCGCGGCCCACGCCGGCCTGA
- a CDS encoding NAD-dependent epimerase/dehydratase family protein, with translation MISVVSGTNGFIGSRLVEALLSQGHEVRALTRSPNAPAPAGTTPFPVDFARPDRILASGALEGADYVFHVAGVTRALTIDAFREGNVTPLRSLMSALETAEAPLRRLTLVSSQAAAGPARGPGLPVDETMPPSPFEIYGQSKYEAERLLQDQTGRLPYTIIRPSAVYGPRDQDFLVLFKQLRRGAGLYPANKSSRIATIHVDDLIQGMLRATFEDAGRDEVFFLTHEEDVGWREVYAGMARAMDRPLRFELEIPRLFVRAAGAFGDLASRVSGRLSLVNSHKVSLGLSPYWTCSAEKARRLVRFTPSVPLNEGLAATYRWYREHGWL, from the coding sequence ATGATCAGTGTTGTTAGCGGTACGAACGGGTTCATCGGCAGCCGGCTGGTCGAGGCCCTCCTGAGCCAGGGGCACGAGGTCCGGGCGCTGACGCGCTCCCCCAACGCCCCGGCGCCCGCCGGCACGACGCCGTTTCCGGTCGACTTCGCGCGGCCGGACCGGATCCTGGCATCGGGCGCGCTGGAGGGGGCCGACTATGTATTCCATGTCGCCGGCGTGACCCGGGCGCTGACGATCGACGCCTTCCGGGAAGGCAACGTGACGCCGCTGCGGTCCCTCATGTCGGCGCTGGAGACGGCGGAGGCTCCGCTGCGCCGGCTCACGCTCGTGTCCTCGCAGGCCGCCGCCGGACCGGCTCGGGGGCCCGGGCTCCCGGTCGACGAGACGATGCCCCCCTCCCCGTTCGAGATCTACGGCCAGAGCAAATACGAAGCGGAACGCCTCCTCCAGGACCAGACGGGCCGGCTTCCGTACACCATCATCCGCCCCTCGGCCGTGTATGGGCCGCGCGATCAGGATTTCCTGGTGCTCTTCAAACAGCTGCGGCGGGGAGCGGGATTATACCCGGCCAACAAAAGCAGCCGGATCGCGACGATCCACGTCGACGACCTCATCCAGGGCATGCTCAGGGCTACGTTCGAGGATGCGGGGCGCGACGAGGTGTTTTTCCTTACCCACGAGGAGGACGTGGGATGGCGGGAGGTTTACGCCGGCATGGCCCGCGCCATGGATCGGCCGCTGCGCTTCGAACTCGAAATACCTCGCCTGTTTGTCCGCGCCGCCGGCGCCTTCGGCGACCTGGCCTCTCGCGTGTCGGGGCGCCTATCGCTCGTCAACAGCCACAAGGTCAGCCTGGGCCTTTCGCCGTACTGGACCTGCTCGGCCGAAAAAGCGCGGCGGCTCGTTCGCTTCACGCCGTCCGTACCGCTCAACGAAGGCCTGGCGGCGACGTATCGATGGTACCGCGAGCACGGCTGGCTCTGA
- a CDS encoding acylphosphatase — protein sequence MEHPGLTVEWIVRGRVQGVGFRAYTAQCAREMRVMGWVANRRDGSVVVVAEGPVDALRGFEALVKRGPALARVDSLTETAMAPAGYTRFEIRQTT from the coding sequence ATGGAACACCCCGGGCTGACCGTAGAATGGATCGTACGTGGCCGCGTGCAGGGCGTGGGATTTCGCGCCTATACGGCGCAATGCGCGCGTGAAATGCGGGTGATGGGGTGGGTCGCGAATCGCCGCGACGGCTCCGTCGTCGTGGTTGCAGAGGGGCCGGTGGACGCCCTGCGCGGCTTCGAGGCGCTCGTGAAGCGGGGGCCGGCCCTGGCGCGGGTGGACTCCCTGACCGAAACGGCGATGGCGCCGGCCGGTTACACCCGTTTCGAGATCCGGCAAACTACCTGA
- a CDS encoding FAD-dependent oxidoreductase — MIFAIVFLVALGMLAPVRAQEASPPLTVNDSTKVYDIVIYGCTSAGLTAAVQGRRMERQVVLVCPETHLGGMTSGGLGWTDSGIKEAIGGLARTFYQRVKAHYDDESAWPFEDRSTFSRYDPEADAIWVFEPHVAEAAFEAWVREYEIEVYRDEWLDREWGVTKVGSRVLAITTLSGATYRGRMFIDASYEGDLMATAGISYAVGREPNSAYGEMLNGVQTRNAVKHQFDRAVDAYVKPGDPSSGLLPGIQGSDPGKEGEGDHRVQAYNYRMCLTNVPENRMPFVRPANYDPMRYELLGRYLELGWREVFAKFDPIPNHKTDTNNHGAFSTDHIGANYDYPEASYERRQEILQDHVAYQQGLMWFLANDQRVPADVREAMSQWGLARDEFVDNNHWPHQIYIREARRMVSDFVTTEMHLRNIRPTPLPIGMGSYNMDSHNVQRYVDANGFVHNEGDIQVNPGGPYSISYGAIIPKASEATNVLVPVAVSASHIAYGSIRMEPVFMILGQSAATAASLALDAGVPVQEIRYSALEARLLADGQVLSLPREN, encoded by the coding sequence ATGATTTTTGCCATCGTATTTCTGGTGGCGTTGGGGATGCTCGCACCCGTTCGTGCACAGGAAGCTTCCCCCCCGCTGACCGTAAACGATTCGACCAAGGTATACGACATTGTCATTTATGGCTGCACGTCGGCCGGCCTGACGGCGGCCGTCCAGGGCCGGCGGATGGAGCGCCAGGTGGTTCTCGTTTGCCCCGAAACGCATCTGGGCGGCATGACGTCGGGCGGTCTCGGGTGGACGGACTCCGGGATCAAGGAGGCCATCGGTGGCCTCGCCCGCACGTTCTACCAGCGCGTCAAAGCGCATTACGACGACGAATCCGCCTGGCCGTTCGAGGATCGGTCGACGTTTTCGCGCTACGATCCGGAGGCCGACGCCATCTGGGTGTTCGAGCCGCACGTCGCCGAAGCGGCGTTCGAGGCCTGGGTGCGCGAGTACGAGATCGAGGTGTACCGGGACGAGTGGCTGGACCGCGAGTGGGGCGTGACCAAGGTGGGGTCGAGGGTGCTGGCCATCACGACGCTGAGCGGGGCCACCTATCGGGGGCGCATGTTCATCGACGCCTCGTACGAAGGCGACCTCATGGCCACCGCGGGGATCAGTTACGCCGTCGGCCGCGAGCCGAACAGCGCGTATGGCGAGATGCTCAACGGCGTGCAGACGCGCAACGCGGTCAAACACCAGTTCGACCGCGCCGTCGACGCCTATGTGAAACCGGGCGACCCGTCGAGCGGGCTGCTGCCGGGTATCCAGGGTAGCGATCCGGGCAAGGAGGGCGAGGGCGACCACCGGGTCCAGGCCTACAACTACCGGATGTGCCTGACGAACGTCCCTGAAAACCGGATGCCGTTCGTGCGGCCGGCGAACTACGACCCGATGCGCTACGAATTGCTGGGGCGTTACCTCGAGCTCGGGTGGCGGGAAGTGTTTGCCAAGTTCGACCCCATCCCCAACCACAAGACGGACACGAACAACCACGGCGCCTTCAGCACCGATCATATCGGGGCGAATTACGACTACCCCGAGGCATCCTATGAGCGCCGGCAGGAGATTTTGCAGGACCACGTCGCGTATCAGCAGGGGCTGATGTGGTTTCTGGCCAACGACCAGCGCGTGCCGGCGGACGTGCGCGAGGCCATGAGCCAGTGGGGGCTCGCCAGAGACGAGTTCGTCGACAACAACCACTGGCCGCATCAGATCTACATCCGGGAAGCGCGGCGCATGGTCAGCGATTTCGTGACCACCGAAATGCACCTTCGCAACATCCGCCCGACGCCACTGCCGATCGGGATGGGGTCCTACAACATGGACTCCCACAACGTCCAGCGCTATGTCGATGCCAACGGCTTCGTGCACAACGAGGGTGACATCCAGGTCAACCCGGGCGGACCCTATTCGATCAGCTACGGCGCCATCATCCCGAAAGCATCCGAGGCGACGAACGTGCTTGTGCCGGTCGCCGTCTCCGCCTCCCATATCGCGTACGGCTCGATCCGCATGGAGCCCGTGTTCATGATCCTCGGTCAATCCGCCGCTACCGCGGCCTCCCTCGCGCTCGACGCCGGCGTGCCGGTCCAGGAAATCCGCTACAGTGCCCTCGAGGCGCGTTTGCTGGCGGACGGGCAGGTGCTGAGCTTGCCCCGGGAAAACTGA